The Anaerobaca lacustris sequence TCTGGGCGAGCGCATCGACGCAGTACCTCGTCCCTGAGGGTGATCCGGCCGATGCCTCCGGTAGCTGGAAGGCGTTGTACGATTCCGAGAACCTCTACGTGATTGTGGAGATCACCGATGACATCCTGGTAGGTGATTCCGCCAGCTTCTGGCAGGACGACAGCGTGGAGTTCTACTTCGACGGCGGCAACACCAAAGATGGCCCGCCGCTGTCCGGACACAATCGCCAGTATACATTCGGCTGGTCAAGAGACGAAATACAGGGAACCAACATTCAGCTCGAAGGCGTGGAACACGCACAGGTCACCACCGACACCGGCTGGCGTCTCGAGATCAAGCTGCCCTGGCTGACGTTGCAGGGCACAGCGCCGCAGGCGAATGATCTGATCGGCATCGATCTCTTCTACAATGACGATGACGACGGCGGCGATTCGCGCGAAGGTCAGATCTTCACGTTTGCCACCGATGGCAGCGCCTGGAACGATGCCTCGCAGTGGGGCACCGCCATCCTGGCGGCCCCGCCGACGCCGGTAGATCCGGGCACGGACGGTCTGGTGGCCTACTACCCGCTGGACGCCGACGCGACCGATGCGTCGGGCAACGGCCTGGACGGGATAGTGATGGGCGATACCCAGCCGACGGATGGGGCCGCCGGCGGCGCGATGCTGTTCGACGGCGACGGCGACTACATCGAAGTGGCCCACGATGCCGCGCTGGACATCACCGGTCCGATCTCGCTGTCGCTGTGGATTCGTCCCGACGCCGAGGACCCGGAGGGCCAGGGCACGGAGACCGCGCCGATGGCCAAAGCCGGCAGTGCAGCCAGTCCACCTTGGAGCTGGCAGGTGCGCTACGGCTGGGGCAGCCCCAAGCCCTACATGGCGTTCACGTTCAATACCTCACCGAGGGCCTGGGCCTACGTCGGGCAGAATCTCGAGCAAGGCGAGTGGCATCACATCGCCTGCTCGGCCGACGGTGAAACGCTGACGGCCTATCTCAACGGCCTGGCCACCGAATCGACGCCGATGGGCGCCATCACCAGTAGTCCGACCCCGCTGCTGATCGGCTCGGATGGCTGGAGTTCTGACTGGATCGGCGCCATCGATGAGGTCGCCGTGTACAACAGGGCCCTGTCTGCCGAAGAGATGCTCTATCTGGCTGGCTTCCGTGCCGCCGCCGAAGACCCTTCTTTGAGCATCTACTATTCCTTCGACGAGGTCGGTGAGATCGTGCCCGATGAATCCGGCAATGGCAACGACGGCACGGTCGTTGGCGACGTGACCGGTGCGGCCGAAGGCGCGGTGAACGGCGGGGCGAAGTTCGCCAACGGCGGCTACCTCGATCTGGACGGCCCGAACGTCGCGGCCGAATTCATCCCGACGTCCGGCATGACGCTCGCCGCCTGGATGAGGTGCGAGAACACGGGCGACCATCACGCCCTGTTCAACGCCAGGGCGTCCGACCAGACGTGGGTGGTTCACCCTGAGGCCCGCAGCAACGGTGAGTTCCGATGGCTGCTCCGCTCGTACGGCGGGGCCACCCTGTTCGACGTCCGCGCAGGTGTCGTGACGTGGGATGAGTGGCTGCATTTCGCCGGCACATACGACAAAGCATCGGGCAAAGCGGCGGTGTGCGTCAATGGAGTGTTGGCCTCCGAGGTTGACGTGGCGGCCCCCGCGGATATCGCCGGAGATTGGGCCATGGGCGCTCGTGTGGGAAAGAACATCGACGACGCCAGGCCCTTCACGGGACTGATGGACGAATTCCGCCTGTACACACGGGCGCTGTCCCTGGACGAGATCGTGGACATGATGGCAGGTCTGTAGTTTCTCGTCGGTCGACGACTCTGCATTCCTCCGGGGCCTGCACTGATGCCCGCAGTGCAGGCCCCATATCCATTCTTGAGACTTGCGGACCATTGCCTTCGCGGAGACAATGGACTGGCCCCGCAATCGTTGTGGGTCGCTTGGGTTGATGCATGTCGTTCCGACGGGTCTGTCAGCTTTGGGTGCCTGCGGAAGCTGGACGGACTATAAGAAGGAGGTGATCTCATGAGAACGAGTGGATTGAGTCGTCGTGGGTTTCTTGCGTCTGCGGGAGGTTGGGGGGCCGGAGCCGTCCTGGCCATGACGGCCGGGGGAATGTCCGCAGAGACACAGCGGGTCAGGTTGAGCACGCCTCATGCGGAGAAGCTCGGGTGGCGGCTGTCGTGCGGGCTCTACACGTTCCGCGATCGCAGCTTCTACGAGGCCCTGGAGGTGATCGGGGCGTTGGGCATCCGGCGGGTCGAGCCGGCCTTCTTCCTGCCGCTGAGCAAGGAGCAGCCGGATCTCAGGACGAGCGAGTCACTCACACCGGCGCAGCGCCGCGAGATGAAGAAGCGATTGGACGATCGCGGCATGCAGATGACGAGCTACTACGCGCCCCTCGAAGCCGACACGACCGCGTTTCGAAAGGTATTCGACTTCGCGAAGGAAATGGGCGTCGAGACGCTCGTCGCCGAGCCGCCGGCGGAAGTGTTCGATACGCTCGACGAGCTGTGCCGCGAGTATGAGATCGGCCTGGCGGTGCACAATCACCCGCAATCGCCACAGTCGAGGTACTGGCGTCCGGAGAACGTCCTGAAGGTCTGCGAGGGCCGCAGCAGGTTCATCGGCGCCTGTCCGGACACCGGACACTGGGTCCGTTCGGGGCTGGACCCGGTGGAGTGCCTCAGGAAGTTGAGCGGCCGTATCCTCGCCGTGCACCTGAAGGACGCCGCCGAATTGGGCAACCGCGAATCGCGCGACGTGCCTCTGGGCGAGGGTGACGCGAACTTCGCGCAGGTGCTGCAAACGCTGCGCGATCTGGGATTCCGCGGCCTTGCGACCATTGAGTACGAGCATTTGTCGCCCCGACTGGTTGAAGACGTGGCCCAGTGCGCCAAGTTCGTTGAGGACTTTGCCGCGTCGGCAGATGCGTAGCATCGCTTCGCCTGCACGGACCGAAATGGATCGCGGCCAACCACGTCGTATCCGGATGTGCTCATCATGCTGGCGACTGGCTGGCAGGATAAAATCGACGGTTTGCACTTGAGGTGTTGGCAGGTTGAGTGTTATCTCATAGGTCGGTCTTTGCAGAACTCCAGCTCAGTCTACAGGAGACGATGCATGAAGAGAAGTTCCTATGCGGCATGGTTGTGGGGGACACTGATGACGGGATTCTTCACCGTGGGTTTGCATCCGTTGTATGCGGCGGACGGGAGCGGTCCGGACGCGAGCCCATTGCCGAGCGAGAGCAACACCGCCGCATCGGCCGGACGCGACAATCCCCTGTTGGCTGACTGGGATACGCCCTTCGGCGTGCCCCCGTTCGTGCGGATCGCGGAGGACCACTATTTCCCCGCCTTCGAAGCGGCCATCGCCCAGACGCGGCGGCAGGTGGATGCGATTGCCACGGACCACCGGCCAGCGACGTTCGCCAATACGATCGAGGCCCTGGACGCTTCGGGCGAGCTGCTCGACCGGGTCGGCGGCGTCTTCTATAACCTGCGGTCGGCCGAGACCACCGACCGGCTCCAGGAGATCGCCCGGCAGGTCGCCCCGCTGACCTCGGCGCTGCAGGACGACATCCTGCTCAACGAGCAGCTTTTCGCAGGGGTCAAGGCCGTCTGGGAGCAGCGCGATGCGCTCGATCTCACCGCCGAGCAGCGAAGGCTGCTGGATGAGACGCACAAGCGGTTCGTTCGGGGCGGGGCCAATCTTCCCGCCGAGCAGAAGACGCGCCTGCGGGCCATCAACGAGGAGCTTTCCCTTCTGGGGCTGCAATTCGGCGACAACGTGCTGAAGGAGACGAACGCCTACCGGCTTGTGATCGAGGAGAGGAAGGATCTGGCCGGTCTGCCCGAGAACCTCGTGACCGCCGCGGCCGACGCCGCCAGGCAGGCGGGGATGGAGGGCAAATGGGTGTTCACCGTGCACGCGCCGAGCATCTGGCCGTTCCTCACCTACGCCGAGAATCGCGAACTGCGCCGGCAGATCTTCACCGCCTACATCCAACGCGGCGACAACGGCAACGAGTACGACAACAAATCGGTCCTCGTCCGAATAGCCGCACTGCGTGCCGAGCGGGCGCGGCTTCTGGGCTATTCCGATCACGCCCATTTCGTGCTCGAAGAGCGGATGGCCAAGGACGCCGACGGGGTCTACGGCCTGTTGAACCAGCTTTGGCCGCCCGCCTTGGCCGTGGCGAAGAAGGAGGCCGCCGATCTCCAGGCCCTGATTCGCCAGGAAGGCCACGATTTCAAGCTTGAGCCCTGGGACTGGTGGTTCTACACGGAGAAGATCCGACGGGCCCGCTACAACCTGGACGAGAACGAATTGCGCGCGTACTTCACGCTGGAAAACACACTCCGGGGGGCCTACCGCGTCGCCGAGCGGCTCTACGGATTGCGCTTCGTCGAGCGGACCGACCTGCCGAAGTATCATCCGGAGGTCCGCACGTTTGAAGTGAAGGACGCCGACGGCTCGCACCTGGGCGTGTTCTTCGTCGATTTCCACCCGCGTCCCGGCAAGCGGGGCGGCGCATGGGCCAGCGCGTTTCGACGTCAGCACGTTCGGGACGGGCGGGACATTCGTCCCCTGGTGGTCAACGTCTGCAACTTCACGCGGCCGGCGGGCGATGCCCCCGCGCTGCTGGGTCTTCGAGAGGTCGAGACGCTCTTCCACGAGTTCGGCCACGGATTGCACTCGCTGCTGGCGCGGATTCAGTACAAGAGCCTGGGCTCGGTGCCGCGGGATTTCGTCGAGCTGCCGTCGCAGATCATGGAGCACTGGGCGATGGAGCCGGAGGTGCTGCGGATGTACGCCCGGCACTGGAAGACCGACGAACCGATTCCCGATGAGCTGATCGAACGGATCGAGCGGGCCGAGCGGTTCAACCAGGGGTTCATCACGACCGAGTACCTGGCCGCCTCGTTCCTCGATATGGACTGGCACACCCTCACGAACGTCGAGGACGTGGATGCCGTCCGCTTCGAGGACGCGGCGCTCGAGAGGATCGGTCTGATCCCGGAGATCGTGACCCGTTACCGCAGCACCTATTTCCAGCACATCTTCGCCGGGGGCTATTCGGCCGGATACTACAGTTACATCTGGAGCGAGGTGCTCGACACCGACGCCTTCCAGGCGTTCAAAGAGAGAGGGATCTTCGATCCGGCGACCGCCCGCTCCTTCCGCACCAACATTCTCGAACGGGGCGGCACCGCCGACGCCATGGAAATGTACAAGGCCTTCCGGGGTCGCGAGCCCTCCGTTGGGCCCTTGTTGGAAAAACGCGGCCTCAACAATTGAGGGGATGGGTGAGAGATCATAGAGCAGCAGATGAGTCTTCCGCACCAGTCGAGGACGGTCTTTGGCGTGAACACGCGAAATGACTCAAAGCAATTGTCCACACGGACACCAGGAAAGGATCAGCACGTGGCAAACCAGAACAGCAAACCAGTGAAGGACCGGGGCACGTTTCATGGTCGAAGGGCATTTCTGAAGGCAACGGCGGCGTCGGTGACATTCCCCTATCTGATTCCGGCGTCGGCAATGGGAAACGCCGGCGCCACCGCGCCGAGCAACCGCATTGTGATGGCCGGCATCGGCATCGGCAACATGGGCCGGGGCGACCTGGGTTCGTTTCTCGGTCGTGACGATGTCCAGTACGTTGCCGTCTGCGACGTCAAAAGAGATGTCCGCGACAGTCAGGCGAACCGTGTGAACGAGAAGTACGGCAACAAAGACTGCAAGGCCTATCGCGATTTCCGCGAGGTCATGGTGCGCGGTGATATCGACGCGGTCCATTGCGCCACGCCGGACCACTGGCACGCAATCATCGTGATCGAGGCGTGCCGCAACGGAAAGGACATCTACTGCCAGAAGCCCGAGACCAAGACGCTCCGCGAGGGCAAGCTGATGGTCGACGCCGCCCGGCGCTACAGCCGGGTCGTATCCGGCGGCAGTCAGCGTGTGCTCGAGGATTACCGAGGCATCGTCGACGCCTGCTGGGGCGGGAACAAGGGCATCGTCAAATCGATCAACGTCAACGTGGGGCCGCTGCCGACCGACTGCAACAAGGCGGGCGAATCGGTCCCCGACGGCTTCGACTGGGACATGTGGCTTGGCCCGGCCCCCTGGGCGCCGTACCATCCCCACCGGTGCAGCGGCAGTTACAGCATCGACGGCACGAGCTGGCGGTCGTTCAAGGACTACTCCGGCGGCGGCATGACCGACTGGGGCGCCCACCATTTCGGCGGCGCGACCTTTGCCATCGATGTCAGAGAACTCGAGCCCGAGGAAGTCATCTTCCATAACGAGAACGGCAGGAAGTTTGCGACCTGCCGCTACCCGAACGGCAAGCTGCTTCACCACAATCATCCGGGCCGGGGCAATCTGGACGTGGAAGGCACGAATGAAGCGGGCCCCGTCAAGCCGGTCCCAGGGTACGCCGGAACCGGCGGGATCTACGGCGACTTCATCGATTGCGTCAAGACGCGCAGCAAGCCCTTCCGTGACATCGAGTACGCGGTCCACACGGCGACCGTATGCCACCTGTTCCTCATTGCCTACGAGCTGGAACGTTCGCTGAAATGGGACACGGCCAGGCAGCAGTTTGTGAACGACGACGAAGCCAATCGCCTTGTCGACGTGGCGCGAAGAGAACCCTGGGTGATTTAAGAACGCAACCGTTGCGACAAGGAGACTGGATTATGACGAGCAAAGAAGGCACAACCATGGCCGTGGCGGTTGGAGCGGCTGCGATCGCAGCCGGCAGGGCGATGGCCCAGACGGGTTCGGCCGCAGTAGATACGGCATTCGAAACGCTCAAGACCTATGACTGGGGCTCAGACCGCGAGGCGCTGAAGCCGATCGATCAGGCCATCATCGCTTCGCACGGCGATCCGGCGGCACGCAAAGCGCTCGAGAAACGCCTGGTGGACGCACTTGCCGGCGGCCTTTCGCGGTCGGCGCAGGACTATGTGTGCCGCAAGCTGAAGGTCGTGGGCACGAGCCAGTCGGTCGAGGCCCTCGCCGCTCTCCTGCCGGCACAGGAGACCTCGCATATCGCACGCTACGCCCTGGAACGTATTTCGGATGAGAAGGCGGCCGAGGCGATGCGGGATGCGCTGCCGAAGGTCAGCGGCAAGCTCAAGCCGGGCATGATCGGTTCGCTGGGCGTACGCCGTGACGCCAAGAGCGTCAAGCCCATCTCGGGTCTTCTCGGCGACTCCGACGGCCAGATCGCGCAGACGGCGGCCCAATCGCTGGGTCTGATCGGCACGCCCGCGGCGGCCAAGGAACTGAGTGCGTTCGCGAAGAAGGCGCCCGCCAACATGAAGATCCCCGTGGCCGACGCCTGCCTGGTCTGTGCAGAGCGGCTGCTGGCCGACGGGGAGAGGGCCGCTGCATTGGCGTTGTACAGAGAGCTCAATAGCGGCGACCAGCCTGCGCACGTCAAGGTGGCCGCCATGAAGGGCATGCTGGCCGCCACGACGAAGCAGTAGCGAAGCCGAATGGGTAGAACCGGGGCCCATGCCGTATTGGCAAGGGCCCCGTTTGTGTTCGGCTGCCGCGAGCCCTGCCGGACGTCATTCTTGTGCGGGTCGCCCGTAGCCGATATCGTCTATGTAGATCGTCCCTGTGCCGGCGGCGCTCGGGCTCGTCCTGTTGCCGACGCCGATGACGATCGTCTGCACCCGGCTCAGGTTCACGCCCGCCAGGTCGGCGTACGGGATCTTCCATTCCTGCCACGTCGGACGCAGCGTGATGGTCGCATCGGCATTCACGACTGTCGCGGCCATGCCGGTGCTGTCTTCGATCCGGACGTACATCGGCTGGGCCGAGTTGCCCTCCGGCTGCGTCGCGCCGATCCCCGCCGTCTGCCAGGCGCCGGTGACGTTGCCCGTCGTCGTCAGGTTCGAGAACTCCGCCGCTGTCGACACGCTCGCGTTGTGGCTGGTCAGCGCCAGGCCGATGAATACGTTGGCGGCCATCGTGATCTCCACCGACTCCGTCGGGGTGATGTCCACCCACGTTACGCCGTCGGCCGACTGCTGGGCCGTGAAGACGTTGCCCGTTCGCGTCAGCTTCACCCAGTGCGGCGCCACGATCCCGGCCGCATCGGTGTTGTAGCTGGTCGTCCCGGCCACCGGGCGGCGCTGGAACGACACGCCGTTGTCCGGCGTCACGGCCACGAACGCGTGCTTCGAGCCCGGCTCCAGCGTCTCACGGATCATCACGCCTGCCTTCGCCCATCCATCGCTGCGGACCAGGCTGTCGACGCGGACGACGATGGACCCGTTGCCGCTGAGGCTCTTGTAGGCATAGCGGAACTGGTCGGCGCTGTCCCAGATGTCGGTGCCGATCGCGCTCATGAGAATCTGGCCGTCGGCGGTCTCCAGGAAGGCCGGCGCGTTGCCACGAACGTAGAGCACCAACGTGTCGGCGCCGTTGCCCGTCCAGCTCTGCGGCGAGGCGAACGCCCGCTCGGCCTCGGAGTAGAACGGCGAAGTCGCGTTGTCGTAGTGCAGCGGCATCGACTGACTGCCGCTGTGGACGATGCTTCGCTCCGCAAACGGCGTCTGGAGGTGGCCGACCGTCGAGCCGGTGTTGTTGACCCAGCCGTCGAGCCACGTGTCGAAGATCGCCTCGCCGGCGTCAATGTCGTCGGTATAGGTCTCGAACCCGTCGATCGACGCGTATTCCTGTGTGGAGAAGATCCAGAGGTCGCTGCTCCAGACAGGGGTTCGCACATGGGCCGGGTTGATGGCATCGACGGTCCAGTAATAGGTGCTGCCAAACTCGAGGTTGCCCGGGGCCAATGTGGCGCCATCGGTTGTACCGACCAGGGCCAGTTCGTCCGGATCGGTGCCCAGATACACCTCGTGTGAGGCGGCGTCGCGACCGCCGCGCCAGCTCAGGGCGCTGCCGACGGCCACACCCGCCGCGCCGTCGGGCGGCTGCGGCTCGCGGGCCTGCGCCGGGATGAACAGGAAGCGAACCTCGCTCAGGCCGAACTGGCCCATGGTGCCGTGCCCGCTGTGAACGTTGAGACGGACGAACCGCGCAGGGACCCCGCCGAAAGCGACGACCGTATTGGCCGTGTACGTAGCTGTCGCGGCGGCCTTGGCAAACTCCACGTCGCCCAGTGCAGCCCAGTCCTCACCGTCAGTGGAGTACTCGATCGTGACCTCTTTGACTCCGAAGCCGAGAATGATCTCGAACTGAACGTTGTAGTTCCAGACGCGCATCTCGTGGAGCTTGTAGACGCGATCGAACTCGTATTGGATGTAGAGCGGTTCCTCGCCGGGCCTCACCAACCACATGTCCGTGCTGTTGGTGGAGTGCTGATCCGACGCATCGAGGCCTGAGCCGTCAATGGTCTTCTCCGGCCCAGCGCCCGTGTCGGAGACGCCGTTGGTCGTGGCGGCGACGTTCGCGATCGGATAGGCGAAGGGTTCGGCGGTGAAGCTCCAGACCTCGCCCTTGTAGATTGCACTGCTCGGCGGAGCGTTGACCTCGTCGATTCGCCAGTAGTAGGTCGTTTCGAAATCGAGCAGGCCGGGCGGATCGAAGCTGGCCGCCGTCTGACCCTGGCCCAGAAGCACACCCATCGGGTTGCTCCGGCTGGCATCGTTGACATCGTCGAAGGAAGTGCCGAAGTAGATATCGTGCGTGTCCGCAAACTCGCCGGCCGCCCAGTGCAGGACCACGTCGCGAGGCACGTCCATGGTCTCATCCTCAGGATAAGGGTCGGAGGCCAGTTCCGCCGGAGCGATACCCTCCATGACGTTCCGGATCTCTTCTGCCCCCAAGGCGCGGTCAAAGACGGCGACGTCATCGATCATCCCACAATAGTAATGGGAGCTGCCGTTGCGATGCCCAATGCGCAGCGGCACTCTTGGAGGAACCAGGGCTCCGGTCCGGGCTTGCTCCAACCTCATCTCTCCGTTCACGTAAATCCTCGCGGCGAAGCCATCCCACGTGGCGCAGACATGCTGCCACGTGTCCGGCTCTGTGGCGTTGTTGGGGGTTTGCTGTACGACGTGCTCGCCGCCGAGAGAAAGCGTGAAGTAGACGAAGCGCGATGTTCGGTTCACAAACAAGCCATAGTTTTCCCATGGACCGTTCTGTTGTCCGTTCGCCAGGACGCATAGCCAGGTATCACCGGCGTCCAGCCACCGTATCCAGGCTGCGATCGCTACGTTGCCCTCGATCTCAAGACTGTCGGACGTGGGTACTTCAACGTAGTCGTTCACTCCGTTGAATTCCAGGGCGCCTTTGTATCGGCCGTCCCCCCAGACGGCGCCATGGACCGTGCCATGGTTGCCGTTGCCGGAGCGGTCTCGGACAACAGTGCCCGTACCCTCGTCCAGATTCCAGTACGCCATCAGGTTGGCGGAGGCGTTGGCCACCCATCCCAGCACCAGAACACAACAAACCAGATCGATCAGTCGTCTACACATGGCGGTTCCTCCTTCAACAGGGCTCAGGGAAATACCTTGCGTTACTGTCCGGCTCCACGCGCCGGGACCGCGCCATTGCCGGCGGCGCAGACCTATCGGCGCATATCGCTGATCGGAGACAACACTTGGTGCATGCGGTCCTTTGCAGTGGTCTTCACCTCCTTTCGTACGAGACGCCTCAGCAGGTGAACCAACAAGAAAAGGAAGCAACTCCTCTGATTCCCGTATCAGACAGGAACGCATGCGTCTGACCGGCAGGCGACATGTGCGTTCCGTCCTCTAAGAACCTCCGCGCCCGGAAGGGTGTACCCACCTCAGGCAATCAATGGAAGAAAAACGGTCCGGGCGTCCCCTATATGTTAACGCTGGGATGCTCGCTCACCAAGACAAATCTGCGACCATTCATGAGTACCC is a genomic window containing:
- a CDS encoding sugar phosphate isomerase/epimerase family protein; protein product: MRTSGLSRRGFLASAGGWGAGAVLAMTAGGMSAETQRVRLSTPHAEKLGWRLSCGLYTFRDRSFYEALEVIGALGIRRVEPAFFLPLSKEQPDLRTSESLTPAQRREMKKRLDDRGMQMTSYYAPLEADTTAFRKVFDFAKEMGVETLVAEPPAEVFDTLDELCREYEIGLAVHNHPQSPQSRYWRPENVLKVCEGRSRFIGACPDTGHWVRSGLDPVECLRKLSGRILAVHLKDAAELGNRESRDVPLGEGDANFAQVLQTLRDLGFRGLATIEYEHLSPRLVEDVAQCAKFVEDFAASADA
- a CDS encoding LamG-like jellyroll fold domain-containing protein; translation: MRKKLTYLASFILVLGLASAGGAEAADPHLVGWWPLSEGSGETAFDLSGRGDDGTINNPNGGLGLDGSVWVDDPVRGAVISFEGMATSAFVRAGNIPQMTLSNDFTWAFWAKQDATNTLDNDIILGNRYNENGVDFVPRQFIKFTPTKFEWHMNGNGDDNLEYDDIPNDVWLHHVVVKAADQLTYYRNGVESSSGAITQALDFPQPLYFGGDNTGTATENWGGMMSDVRIYDTALTRLGVLAAMVGIGQIDMEIGYALEPPAIDGQVDSIWASASTQYLVPEGDPADASGSWKALYDSENLYVIVEITDDILVGDSASFWQDDSVEFYFDGGNTKDGPPLSGHNRQYTFGWSRDEIQGTNIQLEGVEHAQVTTDTGWRLEIKLPWLTLQGTAPQANDLIGIDLFYNDDDDGGDSREGQIFTFATDGSAWNDASQWGTAILAAPPTPVDPGTDGLVAYYPLDADATDASGNGLDGIVMGDTQPTDGAAGGAMLFDGDGDYIEVAHDAALDITGPISLSLWIRPDAEDPEGQGTETAPMAKAGSAASPPWSWQVRYGWGSPKPYMAFTFNTSPRAWAYVGQNLEQGEWHHIACSADGETLTAYLNGLATESTPMGAITSSPTPLLIGSDGWSSDWIGAIDEVAVYNRALSAEEMLYLAGFRAAAEDPSLSIYYSFDEVGEIVPDESGNGNDGTVVGDVTGAAEGAVNGGAKFANGGYLDLDGPNVAAEFIPTSGMTLAAWMRCENTGDHHALFNARASDQTWVVHPEARSNGEFRWLLRSYGGATLFDVRAGVVTWDEWLHFAGTYDKASGKAAVCVNGVLASEVDVAAPADIAGDWAMGARVGKNIDDARPFTGLMDEFRLYTRALSLDEIVDMMAGL
- a CDS encoding HEAT repeat domain-containing protein, whose protein sequence is MTSKEGTTMAVAVGAAAIAAGRAMAQTGSAAVDTAFETLKTYDWGSDREALKPIDQAIIASHGDPAARKALEKRLVDALAGGLSRSAQDYVCRKLKVVGTSQSVEALAALLPAQETSHIARYALERISDEKAAEAMRDALPKVSGKLKPGMIGSLGVRRDAKSVKPISGLLGDSDGQIAQTAAQSLGLIGTPAAAKELSAFAKKAPANMKIPVADACLVCAERLLADGERAAALALYRELNSGDQPAHVKVAAMKGMLAATTKQ
- a CDS encoding LamG-like jellyroll fold domain-containing protein codes for the protein MCRRLIDLVCCVLVLGWVANASANLMAYWNLDEGTGTVVRDRSGNGNHGTVHGAVWGDGRYKGALEFNGVNDYVEVPTSDSLEIEGNVAIAAWIRWLDAGDTWLCVLANGQQNGPWENYGLFVNRTSRFVYFTLSLGGEHVVQQTPNNATEPDTWQHVCATWDGFAARIYVNGEMRLEQARTGALVPPRVPLRIGHRNGSSHYYCGMIDDVAVFDRALGAEEIRNVMEGIAPAELASDPYPEDETMDVPRDVVLHWAAGEFADTHDIYFGTSFDDVNDASRSNPMGVLLGQGQTAASFDPPGLLDFETTYYWRIDEVNAPPSSAIYKGEVWSFTAEPFAYPIANVAATTNGVSDTGAGPEKTIDGSGLDASDQHSTNSTDMWLVRPGEEPLYIQYEFDRVYKLHEMRVWNYNVQFEIILGFGVKEVTIEYSTDGEDWAALGDVEFAKAAATATYTANTVVAFGGVPARFVRLNVHSGHGTMGQFGLSEVRFLFIPAQAREPQPPDGAAGVAVGSALSWRGGRDAASHEVYLGTDPDELALVGTTDGATLAPGNLEFGSTYYWTVDAINPAHVRTPVWSSDLWIFSTQEYASIDGFETYTDDIDAGEAIFDTWLDGWVNNTGSTVGHLQTPFAERSIVHSGSQSMPLHYDNATSPFYSEAERAFASPQSWTGNGADTLVLYVRGNAPAFLETADGQILMSAIGTDIWDSADQFRYAYKSLSGNGSIVVRVDSLVRSDGWAKAGVMIRETLEPGSKHAFVAVTPDNGVSFQRRPVAGTTSYNTDAAGIVAPHWVKLTRTGNVFTAQQSADGVTWVDITPTESVEITMAANVFIGLALTSHNASVSTAAEFSNLTTTGNVTGAWQTAGIGATQPEGNSAQPMYVRIEDSTGMAATVVNADATITLRPTWQEWKIPYADLAGVNLSRVQTIVIGVGNRTSPSAAGTGTIYIDDIGYGRPAQE
- a CDS encoding M3 family metallopeptidase, with amino-acid sequence MKRSSYAAWLWGTLMTGFFTVGLHPLYAADGSGPDASPLPSESNTAASAGRDNPLLADWDTPFGVPPFVRIAEDHYFPAFEAAIAQTRRQVDAIATDHRPATFANTIEALDASGELLDRVGGVFYNLRSAETTDRLQEIARQVAPLTSALQDDILLNEQLFAGVKAVWEQRDALDLTAEQRRLLDETHKRFVRGGANLPAEQKTRLRAINEELSLLGLQFGDNVLKETNAYRLVIEERKDLAGLPENLVTAAADAARQAGMEGKWVFTVHAPSIWPFLTYAENRELRRQIFTAYIQRGDNGNEYDNKSVLVRIAALRAERARLLGYSDHAHFVLEERMAKDADGVYGLLNQLWPPALAVAKKEAADLQALIRQEGHDFKLEPWDWWFYTEKIRRARYNLDENELRAYFTLENTLRGAYRVAERLYGLRFVERTDLPKYHPEVRTFEVKDADGSHLGVFFVDFHPRPGKRGGAWASAFRRQHVRDGRDIRPLVVNVCNFTRPAGDAPALLGLREVETLFHEFGHGLHSLLARIQYKSLGSVPRDFVELPSQIMEHWAMEPEVLRMYARHWKTDEPIPDELIERIERAERFNQGFITTEYLAASFLDMDWHTLTNVEDVDAVRFEDAALERIGLIPEIVTRYRSTYFQHIFAGGYSAGYYSYIWSEVLDTDAFQAFKERGIFDPATARSFRTNILERGGTADAMEMYKAFRGREPSVGPLLEKRGLNN
- a CDS encoding Gfo/Idh/MocA family protein — encoded protein: MANQNSKPVKDRGTFHGRRAFLKATAASVTFPYLIPASAMGNAGATAPSNRIVMAGIGIGNMGRGDLGSFLGRDDVQYVAVCDVKRDVRDSQANRVNEKYGNKDCKAYRDFREVMVRGDIDAVHCATPDHWHAIIVIEACRNGKDIYCQKPETKTLREGKLMVDAARRYSRVVSGGSQRVLEDYRGIVDACWGGNKGIVKSINVNVGPLPTDCNKAGESVPDGFDWDMWLGPAPWAPYHPHRCSGSYSIDGTSWRSFKDYSGGGMTDWGAHHFGGATFAIDVRELEPEEVIFHNENGRKFATCRYPNGKLLHHNHPGRGNLDVEGTNEAGPVKPVPGYAGTGGIYGDFIDCVKTRSKPFRDIEYAVHTATVCHLFLIAYELERSLKWDTARQQFVNDDEANRLVDVARREPWVI